The nucleotide sequence AACCCATCTGAGACGCTGGAGCCTGCAGCCGGACGGCAAGGCCCTCCACACCCCCAGCAGCGACCTGTTGCCGGTGAGGGACAGGGGACGGACGGCCATACTCAAAATTGCCCACGTCGAGGAAGAGCGCCGGGGCAACGGGGTGATGGTGTGGTGGGCCGGACGCGGCGCGGCCCAGGTGTACGCGCACGACGGCGCCGCCCTGCTGATGGAGCGGCTGGACGTTCGCCCGTCGCTGCTGGACATGGCCGCCGCCGGGCAGGACGATGAGGCGACGCGAATTCTGTGTCAGGCGGCGGCCCGGTTGCCCCGCGCCCGGCCCTGGCCCGCACTGCCCACGTTGCGGCGCTGGTTCGGGTCACTGGAGGCGGTGGCCCCGGCGGCGGGCGGCGTCTTCGCCACAGCCCTGTGCACGGCACGCGCCCTGCTGGACGCGCCGCAGGAGGTGGGGGTGCTGCACGGCGACATCCACCACGCCAATCTGCTGCACAGCCCGTCGCGCGGCTGGCTGTTGATCGACCCCAAGGGCCTGATCGGCGAGCGCGGCTTCGACTACGCCAACATGCTGTGCAATCCCGATCTGGAAACGGCAGCCGCGCCGGGCCGACTGGTCAGGCAGGCCCGGATCATCTCCGAGACGGCGACGCTGGACCCGGAGCGCGTGCTGCGCTGGGCACTGGCCTACGCGGGCCTGTCCGCCGCATGGCATCTGGAGGACGGCGAGGACCAATTGGCCCGGACCACGCTGGAGGTGGCGCGAATCGCGGCGGCAGAACTGGGCCTGCCCGGCTGAGCTACCCGGAATGTGAAAGGGCAAAAACGGCCCACGCTTCTGCGCAGGCCGTTGTGTGTCTCAGGTGATTGTCTCGGGTGATGTTCAGGCGGGTACGCGGCCCACCCCTGCTGTCCTTACTTGATGCTGCCGTTCAGGCCGTTGGGGTAGAAGCCGCCCTTGGTGGCACCAGGGGCCAGGTACACGATGTTCAGGACCTCGCGGGTGCTGCGGCCATACGCCACGCCGTTCTTGTCGGCGGGAGCGATCACCGCATTCCCGGCGTTGTCGGTCAGGCCCATGTCCTTGCCGCCGCCCACCTTGCCACGCAGGTTGCTGATGGCCTGCACGACCTGACCGACGTAGAGCCCCGCCGCCGCCGTGATCTGGCGCTGCTGGTACAGCGTGGTGCGGATCGCGCCGGCATGGTAGGCCTCGACGGCCAGGATGCCGGCGGCGGCCTGCAGGTACGCCGGGTTGGTGATCAGCGTGGCCGCGCCGTTGTAGGCAGTGACACCCACGTCCTCGAAGATGAACGCACCGTGCAGGAAGAACAGGTCGTTGGCGTAGGGGTTAAAGCCCGTGATGGCCCCGCCGCTGGCCGCGCTGCCCGCCGCCTTGAACGCCGCGTTCAGGTCAATCACGGGGCGCATGACCGCGCCCTTGCCCAGCGCGCCGTGCAGGAACTTGACGTGCGCCAGTTCGTCCTCGGCGATGTCGTTGGCCAGCGCCTGCACGTTGCTGTCCTTGAACTGCATGCCGCGCGCCATGTCCAGCCCGGCAGGCAGACGGATGGCCGCGTCGCCGCCGATCTTCTTCAGCTCGTCCAGACGGCCCACTGCCGCCAGATAGAAGGCGGCTTCCAGGTACTCCAGGTTCAGGGCGAAGTTCAGCACGTCGCCGTCGATGTCCTTGGCGGGGGCGGCCAGCGCGGGGGCAGCCAGGCCCATGGCGGCCATGCCCAGGCCCGCCTTGCCCAGGAAGCCCAGGGCGGCGCGGCGGTTGAGGGTGGCTTCGGTGGTCTGGGCAACGGTGGTCTGGCTGGGGGTGGTGTCGGTCATGGGGTACTCCTTGGGGGCAAGAGGGCGGGGCGGGACAGCGCGCCAGGGCGTGTCCTGAACAGATGGAGCGTGGGAAGAAGGGCGGCTTGCGTCGGGTCTCTCCTGACTCAGACGGGTATATGCGGCGGCTTCCCAAGTGGATCAGCCAGGGTCCGAACATGAACCCCGCATAAAGACCTGTCGCCTCGTTAGAGTGGATGCATGACCCCCTCCCCCACCCTGTTCGAGCGCATCATCGCCCGCGAGATTCCCAGCGACATCGTGTATGAGGACGACCGCTACGTCGCCATCCGCGACATCGCGCCCAAGGCACCGATTCACCTGCTGGTGATTCCCAAGCAGGTCAGCGCACGTCTGGACGAGATCACCGACGCCGAAGAGATGGGCCGATTGTGGCTGACCGCCGTGAAGGTGGCCCGGCAACACGCCGAGGATTACCGCCTGCTGGTCAACTCCGGCGAGAAGGGCGGGCAGGTGGTGTTCCACACCCACATCCATATCCTGGCCGGATGGGAACACGGCCCGGAGAGCTACACCTGATGCCCCGGTTTGAAGCGGTCCTTTTTGACTTAGATGGCGTGCTGGTGGACAGCGAGCTGCAGGCCAGCACCGTCTGGGTGGAGCTGCTGGCCGAGCATGGCCTGGAGATCGACCTGCCCACCTTCATGGCGCAGGCGGTGGGCGGCACGCACGTGGTGCTGTTCGAGTGGCTGCGGCAGACCTACGGCTGGACGCGCCCCGAATCGTTCATCCCCGAGATGGACGCCCGGTTGCATGAGGCCTTCGGCAGCACGCAGACCATCGAGGGTGCGGCCCAGACGCTGGAACTGTTGCGGGGGGCGGGCCTCCCGTTCGCCGTCGCCAGCAACAGCCTGCGCAGCCGCCTGACGCGCAAGCTGGAGGCGTCGGGCCTGGCCCCGATGGTGGGGGCACACGCCTACGACCCGGCGCATGTGGGCGGGCGCGGCAAACCGGCGCCGGACCTGTACGCCTTCGCCGCCGCGCAGCTGGGCGCGGACATCTCCCGCTGCGTGG is from Deinococcus aerolatus and encodes:
- a CDS encoding aminoglycoside phosphotransferase family protein, producing the protein MPFATHLRRWSLQPDGKALHTPSSDLLPVRDRGRTAILKIAHVEEERRGNGVMVWWAGRGAAQVYAHDGAALLMERLDVRPSLLDMAAAGQDDEATRILCQAAARLPRARPWPALPTLRRWFGSLEAVAPAAGGVFATALCTARALLDAPQEVGVLHGDIHHANLLHSPSRGWLLIDPKGLIGERGFDYANMLCNPDLETAAAPGRLVRQARIISETATLDPERVLRWALAYAGLSAAWHLEDGEDQLARTTLEVARIAAAELGLPG
- a CDS encoding ferritin-like domain-containing protein, which translates into the protein MTDTTPSQTTVAQTTEATLNRRAALGFLGKAGLGMAAMGLAAPALAAPAKDIDGDVLNFALNLEYLEAAFYLAAVGRLDELKKIGGDAAIRLPAGLDMARGMQFKDSNVQALANDIAEDELAHVKFLHGALGKGAVMRPVIDLNAAFKAAGSAASGGAITGFNPYANDLFFLHGAFIFEDVGVTAYNGAATLITNPAYLQAAAGILAVEAYHAGAIRTTLYQQRQITAAAGLYVGQVVQAISNLRGKVGGGKDMGLTDNAGNAVIAPADKNGVAYGRSTREVLNIVYLAPGATKGGFYPNGLNGSIK
- a CDS encoding histidine triad nucleotide-binding protein, encoding MTPSPTLFERIIAREIPSDIVYEDDRYVAIRDIAPKAPIHLLVIPKQVSARLDEITDAEEMGRLWLTAVKVARQHAEDYRLLVNSGEKGGQVVFHTHIHILAGWEHGPESYT
- a CDS encoding HAD family hydrolase codes for the protein MGTRPGELHLMPRFEAVLFDLDGVLVDSELQASTVWVELLAEHGLEIDLPTFMAQAVGGTHVVLFEWLRQTYGWTRPESFIPEMDARLHEAFGSTQTIEGAAQTLELLRGAGLPFAVASNSLRSRLTRKLEASGLAPMVGAHAYDPAHVGGRGKPAPDLYAFAAAQLGADISRCVVVEDSVTGLSAGVAAGATAWGLLAGGHVHPDNAVHLLGAGAARILRTHGELQAALGLAEHPLAQLG